The Cellulomonas sp. S1-8 genome has a window encoding:
- a CDS encoding fumarylacetoacetate hydrolase family protein has protein sequence MRLASTVDARLHVVLSDRSVDVTDALGLRPGAGGPLLAFLDDGGSIAELQALDLDAWPSQPLDVGRLAAPIARPGKVVGAPVNYRDHQAEMGEQRTIADYGVFLKASSSVIGPAEQIRLPYLDVRTDHEGELGVVIGRTASRVPAERALAHVFGYAPVLDITVRSGEDRSTRKSFDTFTPFGPWVTTADEVPDPGALDLRCWVDGELRQHASTADLLYDVAELIAYTSHVMTLHPGDIIATGTPAGVGPIAAGQRVTVEIEGLGRLDVGVTDDGAIAYADRPGPR, from the coding sequence ATGAGGCTAGCCAGCACCGTCGACGCACGCCTGCACGTCGTGCTGAGCGACCGGTCGGTCGACGTGACGGACGCGCTCGGGCTGCGGCCCGGCGCGGGCGGTCCCCTGCTGGCGTTCCTCGACGACGGCGGGTCGATCGCCGAGCTCCAGGCGCTCGACCTCGACGCGTGGCCGTCGCAGCCGCTCGACGTCGGCCGGCTCGCGGCACCGATCGCGCGGCCGGGCAAGGTGGTCGGCGCCCCCGTCAACTACCGCGACCACCAGGCCGAGATGGGCGAGCAGCGCACCATCGCCGACTACGGCGTCTTCCTCAAGGCGAGCTCGTCGGTCATCGGGCCGGCCGAGCAGATCCGGCTGCCGTACCTCGACGTCCGCACCGACCACGAGGGCGAGCTGGGGGTCGTCATCGGGCGGACCGCGAGCCGCGTCCCGGCCGAGCGCGCCCTGGCCCACGTCTTCGGGTACGCGCCCGTCCTGGACATCACCGTCCGCTCCGGCGAGGACCGCTCGACCCGCAAGTCCTTCGACACGTTCACGCCCTTCGGCCCGTGGGTGACCACCGCCGACGAGGTCCCGGACCCCGGGGCGCTCGACCTGCGCTGCTGGGTGGACGGCGAGCTGCGGCAGCACGCGTCCACGGCGGACCTGCTCTACGACGTGGCCGAGCTCATCGCCTACACGAGCCACGTCATGACGCTGCACCCCGGTGACATCATCGCGACGGGCACCCCCGCCGGCGTCGGCCCGATCGCTGCCGGGCAGCGGGTCACGGTCGAGATCGAGGGCCTCGGTCGTCTCGACGTCGGCGTCACGGACGACGGCGCGATCGCGTACGCCGACCGGCCGGGCCCTCGGTGA
- a CDS encoding acetate--CoA ligase family protein produces MFRPASIAVVGASARPGKAGHAMVQALRHFPGTLHPVNPRGGEVLGHPVLTSLRESSGVDLAVLVVPPEAVPAALEDAGDAGVRAAVVCAGGFAESGPDGARIQDRVVRVAREAGIRLLGPNTSGFMNPVDRTTANFMPSVADLAPGSVSVVAQSGGVNLVLAFLLARAGVGLRLGAGLGNAVDVDFPELLDFLTQDDATTAVGLHVEGVADGPALVDALRRTTARKPVVAFKVGRSDVSEFARSHTGALTGSYGVTRAALQQAGAVVVDSLEEMVAALVALRALRLPAADRVGVGLVTGQAGPGLVVTDALGARGIDLPALTDATQHRIATLLPPLTFQRNPVDTGRPSPTFGDVVAAVASDPVVDVLGVYALDEPDALDPVAALGPAAGRVLFASGGPPDALAERRRGLDAAGIPMLAGPGDLATALAAVVTDARVRAVVDAPPVTATRTVGRTLDEDEAKTLLESYGVRTPARRVAADRAQAHAALVELVRDGRRAVVKVLAADVVHKSDVGGVHVGVGDGVGLERALDAIDAIPADGGVSRRYLLEELAAPGAELLVGAVRDPVFGPVVLLGLGGVAAELGGEPVLRLAPLSDARAREMVRTLPPAVLAGFRGAPPVDVTGLAGVLRAVGDLISEHRDVTEVDLNPVRMTAAGPVVLDAVVLAAPPTGEPSS; encoded by the coding sequence ATGTTCCGTCCGGCGAGCATCGCCGTCGTCGGCGCCTCCGCCCGGCCGGGCAAGGCCGGCCACGCGATGGTCCAGGCGCTGCGGCACTTCCCCGGCACGCTCCACCCGGTCAACCCGCGCGGCGGTGAGGTGCTCGGGCACCCGGTCCTCACGTCGCTGCGCGAGTCCTCGGGCGTGGACCTCGCCGTGCTCGTCGTCCCGCCCGAGGCGGTCCCGGCGGCGCTCGAGGACGCCGGCGACGCGGGCGTGCGCGCCGCCGTGGTGTGCGCGGGCGGGTTCGCGGAGTCGGGCCCCGACGGCGCGCGGATCCAGGACCGCGTCGTCCGCGTGGCGCGGGAGGCAGGCATCCGGCTCCTCGGGCCCAACACCTCGGGGTTCATGAACCCGGTCGACCGGACGACCGCCAACTTCATGCCGTCCGTCGCCGACCTCGCACCGGGCTCGGTGAGCGTCGTGGCGCAGTCCGGCGGCGTGAACCTCGTCCTCGCGTTCCTGCTGGCCCGCGCGGGGGTGGGTCTGCGCCTCGGTGCGGGGCTCGGCAACGCGGTCGACGTCGACTTCCCCGAGCTGCTGGACTTCCTCACCCAGGACGACGCCACCACCGCCGTGGGGCTGCACGTCGAGGGCGTCGCCGACGGGCCCGCGCTGGTCGACGCCCTGCGTCGGACGACCGCGCGCAAGCCCGTCGTGGCGTTCAAGGTCGGCCGGTCCGACGTCTCCGAGTTCGCCCGGTCGCACACCGGTGCGTTGACCGGCTCCTACGGGGTGACCCGCGCGGCGCTGCAGCAGGCCGGGGCCGTCGTCGTCGACAGCCTGGAGGAGATGGTCGCGGCGCTCGTGGCCCTGCGGGCGCTCCGCCTGCCCGCCGCCGACCGCGTCGGCGTCGGGCTGGTCACCGGGCAGGCGGGCCCGGGCCTGGTCGTCACCGACGCGCTCGGCGCGCGGGGCATCGACCTGCCGGCCCTCACCGACGCGACGCAGCACCGCATCGCCACGCTGCTCCCGCCGCTGACCTTCCAGCGCAACCCGGTGGACACCGGTCGGCCGTCGCCGACGTTCGGCGACGTGGTCGCCGCCGTCGCGTCCGACCCGGTCGTCGACGTCCTGGGCGTGTACGCGCTGGACGAGCCCGACGCCCTCGACCCCGTCGCCGCGCTCGGACCGGCCGCGGGCCGCGTGCTCTTCGCGAGCGGGGGACCGCCGGACGCGCTGGCCGAGCGACGCCGCGGGCTGGACGCCGCCGGCATCCCGATGCTCGCGGGCCCGGGGGACCTGGCGACGGCGCTGGCCGCGGTCGTCACCGACGCGCGGGTCCGGGCCGTCGTCGATGCCCCGCCCGTGACGGCGACGCGGACCGTCGGCCGAACGCTCGACGAGGACGAGGCCAAGACGCTGCTCGAGTCGTACGGCGTGCGCACCCCGGCACGACGGGTCGCCGCCGACCGGGCGCAGGCGCACGCGGCGCTCGTGGAGCTGGTGCGGGACGGGCGCCGGGCCGTCGTGAAGGTGCTGGCCGCGGACGTGGTGCACAAGTCCGACGTCGGCGGCGTGCACGTCGGCGTCGGCGACGGCGTCGGCCTCGAACGGGCCCTCGATGCCATCGACGCGATCCCGGCGGACGGTGGGGTGTCGCGCCGGTACCTGCTCGAGGAGCTGGCCGCGCCGGGCGCCGAGCTCCTCGTCGGGGCCGTGCGGGACCCCGTCTTCGGCCCCGTCGTGCTGCTCGGCCTGGGCGGCGTGGCCGCCGAGCTCGGCGGCGAGCCCGTCCTGCGGCTCGCACCGCTGTCGGACGCCCGCGCCCGCGAGATGGTCCGGACGTTGCCGCCCGCCGTCCTGGCGGGCTTCCGCGGTGCCCCACCGGTCGACGTCACCGGCCTCGCCGGGGTGCTGCGCGCCGTCGGCGACCTGATCAGCGAGCACCGCGACGTCACCGAGGTCGACCTCAACCCCGTCCGGATGACGGCCGCCGGCCCGGTCGTCCTCGACGCCGTCGTCCTGGCCGCACCCCCGACAGGAGAGCCGTCATCGTGA
- a CDS encoding FAD-dependent monooxygenase → MSAHPVEAEPADVDRPRDVLVVGAGPVGLTAALALRAYGVPVTVLEAGPQGRQRPGSRAIFTHSQSLQILDRISPGLGAELSGHGVYWNTQRTFHEGKEVYAKTFPDPPAGAYPHFTSLPQVRIEAYLQARAVAAGVTFAWEQEIADVAADDHGVTLTTAQGRRWDAPYVVGADGSRSAVRKQIGARMEGSKDDGWYVVVDVAEIDEPTLPRERHFHYAHPAVGGRNVLIVPFAGGYRVDLQLVEGDDPDELASPQGVRAWLDAVLPPGYADRTSWVSTYQFLQLVAHDFADPHRRVLLVGEAAHLFAPFGARGLNSGIPDAEAAAIAVAAASRAAGPAARTPVEAFALARRSAALFNRDAAGEALAHLRPDAEVAARIRSAAERAPADTDASTWLEKAPYGPRGVPRADTPYRY, encoded by the coding sequence GTGAGCGCACACCCCGTGGAGGCGGAGCCGGCCGACGTCGACCGCCCCCGCGACGTCCTCGTCGTCGGCGCAGGGCCGGTCGGACTGACCGCCGCGCTCGCGCTGCGCGCCTACGGGGTCCCGGTCACGGTGCTGGAGGCGGGGCCGCAGGGGCGTCAGCGACCCGGCAGCCGGGCGATCTTCACGCACAGCCAGAGCCTGCAGATCCTCGACCGGATCAGCCCCGGGCTCGGCGCCGAGCTCTCCGGGCACGGCGTCTACTGGAACACCCAGCGCACGTTCCACGAGGGCAAGGAGGTGTACGCCAAGACCTTCCCCGACCCGCCCGCCGGGGCGTACCCGCACTTCACGAGCCTGCCGCAGGTCCGGATCGAGGCGTACCTGCAGGCCCGCGCCGTGGCCGCCGGGGTGACGTTCGCGTGGGAGCAGGAGATCGCGGACGTCGCCGCGGACGACCACGGGGTCACGCTCACCACCGCGCAGGGGCGTCGCTGGGACGCGCCGTACGTCGTGGGGGCCGACGGCTCGCGGTCGGCGGTGCGCAAGCAGATCGGTGCGCGGATGGAGGGCAGCAAGGACGACGGCTGGTACGTCGTCGTCGACGTGGCGGAGATCGACGAGCCGACGCTGCCGCGCGAACGGCACTTCCACTACGCCCACCCGGCCGTCGGCGGGCGCAACGTGCTGATCGTGCCGTTCGCCGGTGGGTACCGCGTGGACCTGCAGCTCGTGGAGGGCGACGACCCGGACGAGCTCGCGTCACCGCAGGGGGTGCGGGCATGGCTCGACGCGGTCCTGCCTCCCGGCTACGCCGATCGCACGTCGTGGGTCTCGACCTACCAGTTCCTCCAGCTGGTGGCGCACGACTTCGCCGACCCGCACCGCCGCGTGCTGCTCGTCGGCGAGGCCGCGCACCTCTTCGCACCGTTCGGTGCTCGCGGCCTGAACTCGGGGATCCCGGACGCCGAGGCCGCCGCCATCGCCGTCGCGGCGGCGTCCCGCGCCGCGGGCCCGGCCGCGCGCACCCCGGTCGAGGCGTTCGCGCTCGCTCGTCGCTCCGCCGCCCTGTTCAACCGCGACGCGGCGGGCGAGGCGCTCGCCCACCTGCGCCCCGACGCCGAGGTCGCGGCACGGATCCGGTCGGCCGCCGAGCGTGCCCCGGCCGACACGGACGCCTCGACGTGGCTCGAGAAGGCCCCGTACGGCCCCCGCGGCGTCCCCCGAGCAGACACCCCCTACCGCTACTGA
- a CDS encoding HEAT repeat domain-containing protein: protein MSEHTGEPIRLPDIEYTGPDLNLPAPPDDLEYTGLEDWKSDTILALNGIGGDVDALRTALETQRDALLSAAAHASWRYPALADRLRGLLDDPDDAVRVDAAYALARQGDLAAVAALQDALERPVGPYLSPLTAAGYLAQLGDPVGYPLVRDALGDVDRAVNMLACKQLLFFLPLDGRTGGATTVDAAALFTRAFADPDPDIGEQARAELERSPLPAAARLLADGAR, encoded by the coding sequence GTGAGCGAGCACACCGGCGAGCCGATCCGGCTCCCCGACATCGAGTACACGGGACCGGACCTCAACCTGCCCGCACCGCCGGACGACCTGGAGTACACCGGGCTCGAGGACTGGAAGTCCGACACGATCCTGGCGCTCAACGGCATCGGCGGCGACGTCGACGCGCTCCGCACAGCCCTGGAGACGCAGCGCGACGCGCTGCTGTCGGCGGCGGCGCACGCGAGCTGGAGGTACCCCGCCCTGGCGGACCGGCTGCGCGGCCTGCTCGACGACCCGGACGACGCGGTGCGGGTCGACGCGGCGTACGCGCTCGCCCGGCAGGGCGACCTGGCCGCCGTCGCGGCGCTGCAGGACGCGCTCGAGCGGCCCGTCGGCCCTTACCTCAGCCCGCTGACCGCGGCCGGCTACCTGGCGCAGCTCGGCGACCCGGTCGGCTACCCGCTCGTGCGCGACGCGCTGGGCGACGTCGACCGCGCCGTGAACATGCTGGCCTGCAAGCAGCTGCTCTTCTTCCTGCCGCTCGACGGGCGGACCGGCGGTGCGACGACGGTGGATGCCGCCGCGCTGTTCACCCGGGCGTTCGCCGATCCCGATCCCGACATCGGCGAGCAGGCCCGCGCGGAGCTGGAGCGCTCGCCGCTCCCGGCCGCCGCCCGTCTGCTGGCGGACGGCGCGCGCTGA
- a CDS encoding HNH endonuclease: MTSTTRRVRVARRRRRRLSRVENDLTDLQWRAMQAAWGGCAYCEVTGRPLQRDCVLPISRGGRYTLDNVVPACGSCNASKCNAEVTTWLRRKKLDERAFLLRHAEVRRGLAEQSPGDLPSPDDIG; encoded by the coding sequence ATGACCAGCACGACGCGTCGGGTGCGAGTCGCACGCCGCCGCCGGCGTCGGCTGAGCCGGGTCGAGAACGACCTCACCGACCTGCAGTGGCGTGCCATGCAGGCCGCGTGGGGCGGCTGCGCCTACTGCGAGGTGACGGGCCGTCCGCTGCAGCGGGACTGCGTGCTCCCGATCTCCCGTGGAGGTCGGTACACGCTCGACAACGTGGTCCCGGCGTGCGGCTCGTGCAACGCGAGCAAGTGCAACGCGGAGGTCACGACGTGGCTCCGGCGCAAGAAGCTCGACGAGCGCGCGTTCCTGCTGCGCCACGCGGAGGTCCGGCGGGGCCTCGCGGAGCAGTCGCCCGGCGACCTGCCGTCGCCGGACGACATCGGCTGA
- a CDS encoding SDR family oxidoreductase, translating into MTLMQPRDLTGTVVAVTGASAGIGRATTEALVAAGANVVVGARRLERLTELAEQLGRDRVVPVQMDVREPADNARLVQAALDTWGRLDSVVANTGIGSYGSVLDGSDEDIRTMVDTNFTGTVFTVRAALPPMLASGAGDVVIVGSVAGFRSGPDEAVYAGTKFAQQGFAGGIDRELREKGIRVTTINPAGVETEFAIGKGRTEGDPSLAEYLRPEMVAHAIVTTLQQPREMRTQTWAMWSMGQGS; encoded by the coding sequence ATGACCCTCATGCAGCCTCGTGACCTCACCGGGACCGTCGTCGCCGTCACCGGTGCCTCCGCCGGCATCGGACGTGCCACCACCGAGGCCCTGGTCGCCGCGGGCGCGAACGTCGTCGTCGGGGCTCGCCGGCTCGAGCGGCTCACCGAGCTCGCCGAGCAGCTGGGCCGCGACCGCGTCGTGCCCGTGCAGATGGACGTGCGCGAGCCCGCCGACAACGCCCGCCTCGTGCAGGCGGCCCTCGACACCTGGGGCCGGCTGGACTCCGTGGTCGCCAACACGGGCATCGGCTCGTACGGCTCCGTCCTCGACGGCAGCGACGAGGACATCCGCACCATGGTCGACACCAACTTCACCGGCACCGTCTTCACGGTCCGCGCCGCCCTCCCGCCGATGCTCGCTTCCGGTGCGGGCGACGTCGTCATCGTGGGGTCCGTCGCGGGCTTCCGCTCAGGGCCCGACGAGGCCGTCTACGCCGGGACGAAGTTCGCCCAGCAGGGCTTCGCCGGCGGCATCGACCGCGAGCTGCGCGAGAAGGGGATCCGCGTCACCACGATCAACCCCGCCGGGGTCGAGACGGAGTTCGCGATCGGCAAGGGCCGGACCGAGGGCGACCCGTCGCTCGCGGAGTACCTGCGCCCGGAGATGGTGGCCCACGCGATCGTCACGACGCTGCAGCAGCCGCGCGAGATGCGGACGCAGACCTGGGCGATGTGGAGCATGGGCCAGGGCAGCTGA
- a CDS encoding TetR/AcrR family transcriptional regulator has product MPPSPSDDDARRAAVAPSPPDGADGGAAVAGRTRGRGLSEQRVVAAARELLVTGGPDQVVVREVARRLGVAPSSLYKHVAGRDDILTLLIAECWAELASACEHALDGAPTTGLRARLRATSLAFRAWALAHPAEYQLVLGYPLPGYVAPPGGPTDAASRRVGAAFYAQYDAARRAGRLRTPVLPPPQGVAGTPRAGAALPEFSVDETYLFVMGFQRLQGLVAFEVSGQQLGGITDHAAYVLDQVERLLDEILTPGD; this is encoded by the coding sequence ATGCCCCCCAGCCCGTCCGACGACGACGCCCGGCGGGCCGCCGTCGCCCCGTCACCGCCGGACGGTGCCGACGGCGGTGCCGCCGTCGCCGGCCGCACACGTGGCCGCGGCCTCTCGGAGCAGCGCGTCGTCGCGGCCGCCCGCGAGCTGCTCGTCACCGGCGGACCGGACCAGGTGGTCGTCCGCGAGGTCGCCCGCCGCCTGGGGGTCGCGCCGTCGTCGCTGTACAAGCACGTCGCCGGCAGGGACGACATCCTCACGCTGCTCATCGCCGAGTGCTGGGCCGAGCTGGCCTCGGCCTGCGAGCACGCGCTCGACGGCGCACCCACGACGGGACTCCGCGCCCGCCTGCGAGCCACGTCGCTCGCCTTCCGCGCATGGGCGCTCGCGCACCCGGCCGAGTACCAGCTCGTCCTGGGGTACCCCCTGCCCGGGTACGTCGCGCCGCCCGGCGGTCCGACCGACGCGGCCTCCCGGCGCGTCGGCGCCGCGTTCTACGCGCAGTACGACGCGGCCCGACGGGCGGGTCGGTTGCGCACGCCCGTCCTGCCGCCACCGCAGGGAGTGGCGGGCACACCCCGGGCGGGCGCGGCGCTCCCCGAGTTCTCGGTCGACGAGACCTACCTGTTCGTCATGGGATTCCAACGCCTGCAGGGCCTGGTCGCGTTCGAGGTGTCGGGCCAGCAGCTGGGCGGCATCACCGACCACGCCGCGTACGTCCTCGACCAGGTGGAGCGGCTGCTGGACGAGATCCTGACGCCGGGCGACTGA
- a CDS encoding alpha/beta hydrolase: MSAPVPYRPLPLDLAGVTYAHGPDSQRDPDVPAGETVELRLDDSVGYPGTSRRVWIHVPAHDGTPPPAALMVFNDGGWYLDPAGEVRGGIVLDNLAHRGDIPFTIGVFVEPGVVVGAEQPKNRNVEYDAFDDRYVTFLLDEVVPLVTARYAVTDDPEQWGVCGGSSGGNAAFTAAWLRPDRFRRVVCFLSSFAQMPGGNPYPDLLPRTVRKPLRVFLQAGHRDLNWNAPTRNWLAENLRVGAALAEAGYDVRLVLGDGGHSPNHGGVLLPDALRWALAPAA; encoded by the coding sequence GTGTCCGCCCCGGTGCCGTACCGCCCCCTCCCCCTCGACCTCGCCGGCGTCACGTACGCGCACGGCCCCGACTCGCAGCGCGACCCCGACGTGCCGGCGGGCGAGACCGTCGAGCTGCGCCTGGACGACAGCGTCGGCTACCCCGGGACGTCGCGCCGGGTGTGGATCCACGTCCCGGCCCACGACGGCACCCCGCCCCCGGCGGCCCTCATGGTGTTCAACGACGGCGGGTGGTACCTCGACCCGGCCGGTGAGGTGCGCGGCGGGATCGTCCTGGACAACCTCGCCCACCGGGGCGACATCCCGTTCACGATCGGCGTGTTCGTCGAGCCCGGTGTCGTGGTCGGCGCCGAGCAGCCCAAGAACCGCAACGTCGAGTACGACGCCTTCGACGACCGCTACGTGACGTTCCTGCTCGACGAGGTCGTCCCGCTGGTCACCGCGCGGTACGCGGTCACGGACGACCCCGAGCAGTGGGGCGTCTGCGGGGGCAGCAGCGGGGGCAACGCCGCCTTCACCGCCGCCTGGTTGCGGCCCGACCGCTTCCGCCGCGTCGTGTGCTTCCTGTCGAGCTTCGCCCAGATGCCCGGCGGCAACCCGTACCCGGACCTGCTGCCGCGCACCGTCCGGAAGCCGCTGCGGGTCTTCCTGCAGGCCGGGCACCGTGACCTGAACTGGAACGCGCCGACACGCAACTGGCTCGCGGAGAACCTGCGGGTCGGCGCCGCGCTTGCGGAGGCGGGCTACGACGTGCGCCTCGTGCTCGGCGACGGCGGGCACAGCCCCAACCACGGTGGCGTCCTGCTCCCCGACGCCCTGCGGTGGGCGCTGGCCCCCGCCGCCTGA
- a CDS encoding group II truncated hemoglobin, with protein MTASDVPTRDALTLYEHVGGEAGVRRLVESWYPTVLADPLLQQLFGAGHDDHIPHLTAFLAEVFGGPRVYTERLGGFPALLEHHSGLGIDEEQRRRFVELFLAAADRVGWPDDERTRTALVEYLEFGTEVAAQNSHARSEHDLHPCQEVPVWEW; from the coding sequence GTGACTGCGTCCGACGTCCCGACCCGCGATGCCCTGACCCTCTACGAGCACGTCGGCGGGGAGGCCGGCGTGCGTCGGCTGGTCGAGAGCTGGTACCCGACGGTCCTGGCGGACCCCCTGCTGCAGCAGCTCTTCGGTGCGGGGCACGACGACCACATCCCCCACCTCACGGCGTTCCTCGCGGAGGTCTTCGGTGGGCCGCGGGTCTACACCGAGCGGCTCGGCGGCTTCCCCGCGCTCCTGGAGCACCACAGCGGCCTGGGCATCGACGAGGAGCAGCGACGGCGGTTCGTCGAGCTCTTCCTCGCCGCCGCGGACCGCGTGGGCTGGCCCGACGACGAGCGCACCCGTACCGCGCTCGTGGAGTACCTCGAGTTCGGCACCGAGGTCGCCGCGCAGAACTCGCACGCCCGGTCCGAGCACGACCTGCACCCCTGCCAGGAGGTGCCGGTGTGGGAGTGGTGA
- a CDS encoding RidA family protein — MPSEPAITLVRAEQLTANAPYAYAAVTAPGRLVFTAGACPLDADGATVAVGDVAGQAQQVMANLVVALQAAGAQLTDVVKTTVYVASSQQADLGAAWDVVRAAFGEHDAPSTLLGVTVLGYDDQLVEVEAIAIRREADAT; from the coding sequence ATGCCGTCCGAGCCCGCGATCACCCTCGTCCGCGCCGAGCAGCTGACGGCGAACGCCCCGTACGCCTACGCCGCGGTCACCGCGCCCGGCCGGCTCGTCTTCACCGCCGGCGCCTGCCCCCTGGACGCCGACGGCGCCACCGTGGCCGTCGGGGACGTCGCCGGCCAGGCGCAGCAGGTCATGGCCAACCTCGTCGTCGCGCTGCAGGCCGCCGGCGCGCAGCTGACCGACGTCGTCAAGACCACCGTCTACGTCGCGTCCTCCCAGCAGGCCGACCTCGGCGCCGCCTGGGACGTCGTCCGTGCCGCCTTCGGTGAGCACGACGCCCCGAGCACGCTGCTCGGGGTCACCGTGCTGGGCTACGACGACCAGCTCGTCGAGGTGGAGGCGATCGCGATCCGTAGGGAGGCCGACGCGACCTGA
- a CDS encoding GNAT family N-acetyltransferase: protein MTPGLALRPLTAADEREAWRAHDELAPEGFDFLLDGRRDDWDGYLAHLAAEQAGVDLPPGRVPATFLVADVGGVLVGRVSVRHELNEALARVGGHIGYAVRPAYRRRGYATEMLRRSLAVARSVGVERALVTCDDDNVASARTIERCGGVLQDLVPVDDGPPKRRYRVGTSDS from the coding sequence ATGACCCCCGGACTCGCGCTGCGGCCGCTCACGGCAGCCGACGAGCGCGAGGCCTGGCGCGCGCACGACGAGCTCGCCCCTGAGGGCTTCGACTTCCTCCTCGACGGCCGACGTGACGACTGGGACGGCTACCTCGCCCACCTGGCCGCCGAGCAGGCGGGTGTGGACCTGCCGCCTGGGCGCGTGCCCGCCACGTTCCTGGTCGCCGACGTCGGCGGGGTGCTCGTCGGGCGGGTGTCCGTCCGGCACGAGCTGAACGAGGCACTCGCACGCGTCGGCGGTCACATCGGCTACGCGGTCCGGCCGGCCTACCGTCGCCGCGGGTACGCGACCGAGATGCTGCGGCGGTCGCTCGCGGTCGCCCGGTCGGTCGGCGTCGAGCGGGCGCTCGTGACGTGCGACGACGACAACGTCGCGTCCGCCAGGACCATCGAGCGGTGCGGCGGCGTGCTGCAGGACCTGGTGCCGGTGGACGACGGACCACCCAAGCGCCGGTACCGGGTGGGGACGAGCGACTCGTGA
- a CDS encoding AAA family ATPase translates to MTTARTTLFLMVGLPGTGKTTQARRLEAEHRALRLTKDEWVKALHGSANPPSTSDVIEGRLIAIALRALELGVDVVLDFGLWARDERSALRQAAADRGADVAIRYLALEPDEQRRRLDRRRADEPDTTWPMSDEELETWAAAFDVPTPGELDGREPLGAPPAGFATWDEWRGHRWPPSVV, encoded by the coding sequence GTGACGACCGCCCGGACCACGCTGTTCCTCATGGTCGGGCTGCCGGGGACCGGCAAGACGACGCAGGCGCGACGCCTCGAGGCCGAGCACCGGGCGCTGCGCCTGACGAAGGACGAGTGGGTCAAGGCGCTCCACGGCTCGGCGAACCCGCCGTCCACGTCGGACGTCATCGAGGGGCGGCTGATCGCGATCGCGCTGCGCGCCCTGGAGCTCGGCGTCGACGTCGTGCTCGACTTCGGCCTGTGGGCCCGGGACGAGCGCTCCGCCCTGCGGCAGGCGGCCGCGGACCGCGGTGCGGACGTGGCGATCCGCTACCTCGCGCTCGAGCCGGACGAGCAGCGCCGGCGGCTCGACCGCCGCCGGGCCGACGAGCCGGACACGACGTGGCCCATGTCCGACGAGGAGCTCGAGACGTGGGCTGCGGCGTTCGACGTCCCGACCCCGGGCGAGCTCGACGGCCGCGAGCCGCTCGGCGCCCCGCCGGCGGGGTTCGCGACGTGGGACGAGTGGCGCGGACACCGCTGGCCTCCGTCAGTCGTCTAG
- a CDS encoding ABC transporter ATP-binding protein has product MATQTTAQVTGTAVRLVDLHKTYPAREPVHALRGVSLELLAGSVTAIVGQSGSGKSTLLNCAAGLDTPSRGSVVVGGHDLTTLRPDDLTRFRREHVGFVFQAYNLIGHLTARENVRLPLLLAGRQVDAAWESALLTFLGVPDLMDRLPGELSGGQAQRVAIARALITRPAVVFADEPTGALDSRTGAAVLQVLQDTARELGQTVVIVTHDAGVAAAAERVVVLADGLVVDQLERPTAEQVTARLLSKGR; this is encoded by the coding sequence ATGGCCACGCAGACCACGGCGCAGGTGACGGGTACCGCCGTCCGCCTCGTCGACCTCCACAAGACCTACCCGGCCCGCGAGCCGGTCCACGCGCTGCGGGGGGTGTCCCTGGAGCTGCTCGCCGGCTCGGTGACCGCCATCGTGGGGCAGTCCGGCTCGGGCAAGTCCACGCTCCTGAACTGCGCGGCGGGGCTCGACACACCCAGCCGCGGCTCGGTCGTCGTCGGGGGGCACGACCTCACGACGCTGCGACCCGACGACCTCACCCGGTTCCGCCGCGAGCACGTCGGCTTCGTCTTCCAGGCCTACAACCTCATCGGCCACCTGACGGCCCGCGAGAACGTCCGCCTGCCGCTGCTGCTCGCGGGCCGCCAGGTCGACGCCGCGTGGGAGTCGGCGCTGCTGACGTTCCTCGGTGTGCCGGATCTCATGGACCGGCTGCCCGGCGAGCTGTCCGGTGGGCAGGCCCAGCGGGTCGCGATCGCCCGGGCCCTGATCACCCGGCCCGCCGTCGTCTTCGCCGACGAGCCCACGGGCGCGCTGGACTCCCGCACGGGGGCGGCGGTGCTGCAGGTGCTGCAGGACACGGCCCGCGAGCTCGGGCAGACGGTCGTCATCGTGACGCACGACGCGGGGGTCGCCGCCGCCGCCGAGCGCGTCGTCGTCCTCGCGGACGGGCTGGTCGTCGACCAGCTCGAGCGCCCCACCGCCGAGCAGGTCACCGCTCGCCTCCTGTCGAAGGGTCGGTGA